In Ferribacterium limneticum, a genomic segment contains:
- a CDS encoding Fic family protein: MTSGDNTYIWQAGDWPEWRYDLAALAEPLADVSRAQGLLLGRLADVGMALRDQASLAALTEDVLRTSEIEGERLDAESVRSSIARRLGVDIGALAPMDRHVEGVVELVLDATARCESALTMDRLLAWHAALFPTGYSGLSQIDVGAFRDDTNGPMLVVSGPIGRQRVHFEAPPAGQLAVEVARFIAWANGSSKDHPILKAGLGHLWFVTLHPFDDGNGRIARAIGDLLLARADGSPQRFYSLSAQIQRERRDYYAILEQTQKGSLDVTPWLKWFLENLATAVNAAQHTLDAVLVKTRFWQRWATTPLNERQVKLLNRLLDGFDGKLNSSKWAAIAKCSPDTALRDINDLLARGVLRKSTAGGRSTSYELNE; this comes from the coding sequence ATGACTAGCGGCGACAACACTTACATCTGGCAGGCCGGTGATTGGCCGGAATGGCGCTATGATCTGGCCGCCTTGGCTGAGCCTTTGGCTGACGTGAGTCGTGCCCAAGGCTTGTTGCTTGGCCGTTTGGCCGACGTTGGCATGGCCTTGCGCGATCAGGCGAGCCTGGCAGCGTTGACGGAGGATGTGCTCAGGACGAGCGAGATTGAGGGCGAACGACTCGACGCCGAGTCTGTTCGTTCTTCCATTGCCCGTCGTCTGGGTGTCGATATCGGTGCGCTTGCCCCGATGGATCGCCACGTTGAGGGTGTGGTCGAGTTGGTGCTGGACGCGACGGCGCGTTGTGAGAGCGCACTGACGATGGACCGGTTGTTAGCCTGGCACGCTGCCTTGTTTCCCACTGGCTACAGCGGGCTATCGCAAATTGATGTCGGTGCCTTTCGCGACGATACCAATGGCCCCATGCTGGTGGTGTCCGGCCCGATCGGCCGGCAGCGGGTTCATTTCGAGGCGCCGCCGGCCGGTCAATTGGCGGTGGAGGTGGCGCGTTTTATCGCGTGGGCGAATGGCAGCTCAAAAGATCATCCGATCCTGAAGGCTGGTCTTGGTCACTTGTGGTTTGTGACGCTGCATCCGTTCGACGATGGCAATGGCCGCATCGCCCGGGCGATTGGTGATTTGTTGCTGGCGCGTGCCGATGGAAGTCCGCAGCGTTTTTACAGTTTGTCGGCGCAGATCCAGCGCGAGCGCCGTGATTACTACGCCATCCTGGAGCAGACGCAAAAGGGCTCGCTCGATGTGACGCCGTGGCTCAAGTGGTTTCTGGAAAATCTGGCAACGGCGGTTAATGCCGCACAGCACACGCTGGATGCTGTTCTGGTCAAGACACGCTTTTGGCAACGCTGGGCGACTACACCCTTGAACGAGCGTCAGGTAAAGCTGCTCAATCGGCTGCTGGATGGCTTTGATGGCAAGCTCAACAGTAGCAAGTGGGCGGCTATTGCCAAGTGTTCCCCTGACACAGCTCTGCGCGACATCAATGATTTGCTGGCTCGCGGGGTTTTGCGCAAGTCGACGGCGGGTGGGCGTAGTACCAGTTATGAGCTGAATGAGTGA
- the rfbD gene encoding dTDP-4-dehydrorhamnose reductase — translation MKILLTGKNGQVGFELQRALAPLGEVVAVDHQECDLADPDAIRRLVAEVKPQVIINPAAYTAVDKAESEPALARAINGTAPGVFGEEAARLGALVIHYSTDYVFDGSKPGAYLETDAPNPQSVYGQTKLAGEQALQASGADCLIFRTSWVFGAHGANFAKTMLRLAAERDGLKIVADQFGAPTSAALLADVTAQVLGRYQREGRVGFPFGLYHLVAGGCTTWHEYAQTVVRAAQAAGKPLKLTADEILPITTADYPLPAPRPSNSRLDTSRLRQTFGLELPDWHSGLDHVLQQIF, via the coding sequence ATGAAAATTCTTCTGACAGGCAAGAACGGCCAGGTCGGCTTTGAACTGCAGCGGGCTTTGGCGCCGCTCGGCGAGGTGGTTGCCGTTGATCACCAGGAGTGCGACTTGGCCGATCCTGACGCCATTCGCCGGCTGGTCGCCGAGGTCAAGCCGCAGGTGATCATCAATCCGGCGGCTTACACGGCCGTGGACAAGGCGGAATCCGAGCCGGCGCTGGCCCGGGCCATCAACGGCACGGCGCCCGGCGTCTTCGGTGAGGAGGCGGCGCGTCTTGGCGCGCTGGTCATCCATTACTCGACGGACTATGTCTTCGACGGCAGCAAGCCCGGCGCTTACCTGGAAACCGATGCGCCCAACCCGCAAAGCGTTTATGGCCAGACCAAGCTGGCTGGGGAGCAGGCTTTGCAGGCGAGCGGGGCGGATTGCCTGATCTTTCGCACGAGCTGGGTGTTTGGCGCGCACGGCGCCAATTTTGCCAAGACCATGCTGCGTCTGGCAGCCGAGCGCGATGGCTTGAAGATCGTCGCCGACCAGTTCGGCGCGCCGACGTCGGCCGCGCTGCTGGCTGACGTGACGGCGCAGGTGCTCGGGCGCTACCAGCGTGAGGGCAGGGTGGGCTTCCCGTTCGGGCTTTATCACCTGGTTGCTGGGGGCTGCACGACGTGGCACGAATACGCCCAGACGGTGGTGCGCGCTGCGCAGGCCGCCGGCAAGCCGCTCAAGCTGACGGCCGACGAGATTCTGCCGATCACCACCGCCGATTACCCGCTGCCGGCGCCCCGGCCAAGCAATTCCCGACTCGACACGAGCCGCCTGCGCCAGACCTTCGGGCTGGAACTGCCTGATTGGCACAGCGGGCTGGACCATGTACTGCAACAGATTTTTTGA
- the rfbB gene encoding dTDP-glucose 4,6-dehydratase, with amino-acid sequence MILVTGAAGFIGSNFVLDWLAQSDEPVINLDDLTYAGNLENLASLDGDARHIFVKGSIGDFDLVSKLLAEHQPRAVVNFAAESHVDRSIHGPEDFIQTNIVGTFRLLEAVRAFHGQLEKTAKNEFRFLHVSTDEVYGSLAKDDPAFTENHQYEPNSPYSASKAASDHLVRAYHHTYGLPVLTTNCSNNYGPYHFPEKLIPLVIHNALAGKPLPIYGDGQQIRDWLYVKDHCSAIRRVLEAGRVGETYNVGGWNEKPNLDVVHTLCAILDELSPRADGKPYVEQITYVTDRPGHDRRYAIDATKIERELGWKPAETFETGIKKTVQWYLDNQAWVANVTSGAYQNWVGKQYSA; translated from the coding sequence ATGATTTTAGTTACCGGTGCAGCAGGTTTTATCGGCAGTAATTTCGTGTTGGACTGGCTGGCCCAGTCCGATGAGCCGGTCATCAACCTCGATGACCTGACCTATGCGGGCAATCTTGAGAACCTCGCTTCGCTCGATGGCGATGCGCGGCATATTTTCGTCAAGGGCAGCATCGGCGACTTTGATCTGGTTTCGAAGTTGCTGGCTGAGCACCAGCCGCGGGCGGTGGTCAATTTTGCTGCCGAATCGCACGTCGACCGCAGCATTCATGGCCCGGAAGACTTCATTCAGACCAATATCGTCGGCACTTTCCGCCTGCTCGAAGCCGTGCGGGCTTTCCACGGTCAACTGGAAAAAACGGCCAAAAATGAATTCCGGTTTCTCCATGTGTCGACCGATGAAGTCTATGGCTCGTTGGCCAAGGACGATCCGGCCTTCACCGAAAACCACCAGTACGAGCCGAACAGCCCGTATTCGGCGAGCAAGGCAGCGAGCGACCATCTGGTCCGCGCCTACCACCATACCTACGGCCTGCCGGTGCTGACCACCAACTGCTCCAACAATTACGGTCCCTACCACTTCCCGGAAAAGCTCATTCCGCTGGTCATCCACAACGCGCTGGCCGGCAAGCCGCTGCCCATCTACGGCGACGGCCAGCAGATTCGTGACTGGCTGTATGTCAAAGACCATTGCTCGGCGATTCGCCGCGTGCTGGAAGCGGGCAGGGTGGGCGAGACCTACAACGTCGGCGGCTGGAACGAGAAGCCGAATCTCGATGTCGTGCATACGCTGTGCGCCATCCTCGACGAACTGAGCCCGCGTGCCGACGGTAAGCCTTACGTCGAGCAGATCACCTACGTCACCGATCGCCCGGGCCATGATCGGCGCTACGCGATTGATGCGACCAAGATCGAGCGCGAACTCGGCTGGAAGCCGGCCGAAACTTTCGAAACCGGCATCAAGAAGACGGTGCAGTGGTATCTCGATAACCAGGCCTGGGTGGCCAATGTGACCAGCGGCGCTTACCAGAACTGGGTCGGCAAGCAGTACAGCGCCTGA
- the galE gene encoding UDP-glucose 4-epimerase GalE: protein MMILVTGGAGYIGSHTVVQLIAAGHDLVILDNFSNSSPKVLDRIFAISGSRPQVIDGDIRDPVLLKRIFSEYPIDAVIHFAGLKAVGESVAQPIRYFDNNVVGSLRLFEAMAEANVKTLVFSSSATVYGDPHAVPICESFPLQATNPYGRTKLHIEEMLRDISCADPTWRIALLRYFNPVGAHPSGLIGEDPQGIPNNLMPYVTQVAVGRRAELGVFGNDYPTPDGTGVRDYIHVVDLARGHLAALDALVKAEELITVNLGTGRGYSVLDVVAAFERASGKPVPYQILPRRAGDVASCFADPAVAFEKLGWRAEFDLDDMCRDSWRWQEGNPEGY, encoded by the coding sequence ATGATGATTTTGGTAACTGGCGGGGCCGGCTATATCGGTTCACATACCGTGGTTCAGTTGATTGCTGCCGGACACGATCTGGTGATTCTTGATAATTTTTCCAACAGTTCACCAAAGGTTCTGGATCGGATTTTTGCGATTTCCGGAAGTCGGCCGCAGGTGATCGACGGGGATATTCGTGATCCGGTTCTGTTGAAGCGGATATTTTCTGAATACCCGATTGATGCTGTGATCCATTTTGCCGGCTTGAAAGCGGTCGGCGAGTCGGTGGCGCAGCCGATTCGTTATTTCGATAACAATGTCGTCGGTTCCCTTCGCTTGTTTGAGGCCATGGCGGAAGCCAATGTCAAAACCTTGGTCTTCAGTTCATCGGCAACCGTTTATGGCGATCCTCATGCAGTGCCGATTTGTGAGAGTTTTCCTCTGCAGGCGACAAATCCTTACGGTCGCACCAAGTTGCACATCGAGGAAATGCTGCGTGATATCAGTTGTGCCGACCCCACTTGGCGGATTGCATTGCTCCGTTATTTCAACCCGGTTGGTGCGCATCCCAGTGGCTTGATTGGTGAGGACCCGCAGGGTATTCCTAACAATCTCATGCCATATGTGACGCAGGTTGCTGTTGGGCGTCGCGCCGAACTTGGGGTGTTCGGCAACGACTACCCGACACCGGACGGAACTGGTGTGCGGGACTATATCCATGTCGTTGACCTTGCCCGTGGTCACTTGGCTGCGCTTGATGCGCTAGTGAAGGCGGAAGAACTGATTACCGTGAATCTGGGTACGGGGCGTGGTTACAGTGTACTGGATGTGGTTGCTGCGTTCGAGCGTGCGAGCGGAAAGCCGGTTCCGTATCAAATCTTGCCGCGACGTGCGGGGGATGTCGCAAGTTGTTTTGCTGATCCCGCGGTGGCGTTTGAAAAGCTGGGCTGGAGAGCCGAGTTCGATCTGGATGACATGTGCAGGGATTCCTGGCGTTGGCAGGAAGGGAATCCAGAAGGGTATTGA